A region of Vitis vinifera cultivar Pinot Noir 40024 chromosome 13, ASM3070453v1 DNA encodes the following proteins:
- the LOC100260156 gene encoding nifU-like protein 4, mitochondrial, giving the protein MKGLGRLIGRRLLCKRLEPWRKPLMPRRLIFSSFTTTSYLENPTSSSRFTSFKSSSLPKWSHFGGQRRTMFIQTQSTPNPASLMFYPGKPVMEVGSADFPNSRSAMSSPLAKSLYGIDGITRVFFGSDFITVTKSDDASWDFIKPEIFAAIMDFYSSGKPLFLDSNTAAAMDTAIHEDDSETVAMIKELLETRIRPAVQDDGGDIEYRGFDPETGIVKLKMQGACSGCPSSSVTLKSGIENMLMHYVPEVKGVEQELDAEDEDVALSGQMD; this is encoded by the exons ATGAAGGGCCTGGGAAGATTGATTGGGCGACGCCTTCTCTGCAAACGATTGGAGCCTTGGAGAAAGCCTCTCATGCCTCGTCGCCTCATTTTCTCCTCTTTCACAACGACCTCCTATTTGGAAAACCCCACCTCTTCTTCCCGTTTCACTTCCTTCAAATCTTCATCGCTTCCTAAATGGAGCCATTTCGGag GGCAGAGGAGGACTATGTTCATCCAAACTCAATCCACACCTAATCCCGCATCTCTCATGTTCTATCCTGGAAAGCCAGTTATGGAGGTAGGGAGTGCAGACTTTCCGAATTCTCGTTCAGCTATGAGTTCTCCACTAGCAAAAAGTCTTTATGGAATTGATG GAATTACTCGAGTTTTCTTCGGATCAGATTTTATAACTGTAACAAAGTCAGATGATGCTTCTTGGGATTTTATAAAACCTGAAATTTTTGCTGCAATCATGGACTTCTATTCATCTGGGAAGCCACTGTTCCTTGACTCCAATACTGCAGCAGCAATGGACACAGCTATTCATGAA GATGATTCTGAAACTGTAGCAATGATCAAAGAACTGTTGGAGACTCGTATTCGACCAGCAGTTCAAGATGATGGTGGGGACATCGAGTATCGGGGATTTGATCC GGAGACAGGAATAGTTAAACTAAAAATGCAAGGAGCATGTAGTGGCTGCCCTAGCTCATCTGTTACACTGAAATCTGGCATTGAAAATATGCTGATGCACTATGTACCTGAG